From the genome of Aspergillus oryzae RIB40 DNA, chromosome 4:
ATCGGCGGAACTTTACTGAGAGCTGTGAACGTAGTTTGTGAGTGtagattttctttcttcattcatgATTTCTGATGGTGCGTGGGCTAATAATATTACAGGGGCGCCAATgctgagaaagaaggccAGCTTGAATACGAAGGACACACAGCCTGTGTTGGTACGTTTGTGGTCGGGATCGACCCGCAGAAATTCAACGACTCTATGCAAGATCCGGACGTTCAGAAACGTATCAAAGAGTTAGAAAGGCGTTATGAGGGCAAAACTGTCATTATCGGTGTGGATCGGTTGGATTATACTAAGGGTCTAGTCCAGAAGCTCGAGGGGTGGGATCATTTCCTTAAGACCTATCCCGAATTGGAGGGCAAGGTCACCCTGATTCAAGTGGCTATACCCAGTCGTGAGGATGTGAAAGAGTATcaggagcttgaggaggaaATTTCTACACTTGTCGGCAAGATCAATGGAGAGCATGGTATGTAGCCCTCTATACGTTTTCAATGTTTTTGCTAACAGCGTTAGCTACACCCGATGGAACACCACTCATTTACATGCACCGGTCTGTCTCTTTCACTGAACTAACGGCCTTGTACTGCATTTCCGATATCTGCCTCCTCACCTCCCGAAGAGACGGCATGAACCTCGTGGCGTCTGAATACGTGGCTTGTCAGGAGAATAAGCATGGAGTCCTTGTGCTCTCCGAACTTGCAGGGGCTGCCTCTTTCATGTCTGGTGGCAGCGTAACCTTCCACCCATCTAGTGTACAGGAACTGTCAGATGCAGTCCACCAAGCAATCAGTATGGACGacaaggagaggaaggaacGATATGAGAATCTACGAGAATTTATCACCACCCACACAAGGCAAGTTCCGGATCTCATTCTTTTTATACTTATACTAAGCTAACTAATGCTTCTGTGAATAGTGCTAAGTGGGGAGAAGCATTCATTGAAGCTCTATCTCGTCATATTCAGGAGTGATAGCTCTCGCTTTccgttgttctttttctttatttcatAACTTATCACGTTCATAGGTCTTTTCGCAAAGCgtttcttgatattgaggtTTCATTGAAGCATTTTGTTTATCTGAGCTTGGCGAGACTGGCAAAGTATCATGATATGATCAAGATTAGACTAGTTTACTTCTATCGTAAAACttcctttgattcttttgtCGATTTTAGTTGCCACGCAGTTAGATGGATGATCGCAGTTCAGGGCATAACAATATATCCATTTATTTTACAAAGCAGAATTTATAGTTGAGGTGTTCTATTGATATTTTTCGTCTACGCTGTTCTGTCTCACAAGTATAAAATCTATTCTATTCCCCTGTCTAACGAACTATAAAATCCAAGTGCGTATCTGCATGGCCAGCCGCATACACATCGAGAACCATGAACCGCCTCATGACGCACCACCAATGAAAACTGCAATGCAAGTCGCATTATCACTACCCGGCACATCCGCAGCCTCGTCAACAATATATTTCGCAGACTCTGTTGCATTTAACCCAGACCGGTAGCACGTCAATAACCCGTGCACCAtaatctcatcttcaagGCTGTTAGTCACGCCATCCGAGGTCAAGATTAAAACGTGCTGACTCCCATCATTCAAGTCGACTCGTGACAGATACGGCTCATTGGATAAAAGATTCCATTGATCGATAGAAGACGAGACATCAGCCCGTATCTGCGCTTCATTGAGCGGCCCCGTCCCCGAGTTAATGAGAGGGTCCTTGTATTGGAGATCACCCAGTGCTCGAGACATGTTCAGGGAGCCTATATCATCCGTGTCAGAGGCCTTGTAGAGTATCATGAACTCATAATTTATTCTTCATAGACAGGAACACCGACCTAGCCTTTCTGTCCCACTATCAGTGTTAACCATACCCCCGGCATCCATGATTCGATTCTTCTCGTCTGAATCGCCCGGTTTATGTGACCTCGTTATCCGACGCTGTATGAGAGTTAGATCTTGTTTTTCCGAACAGGTCAATCCACGTAGAAGATACGTAACGTACGATATTAGTAGCTCCCTCACTCGAACTAGTATAATCCGCCATTAGAATATGCGAATCGCCCAGATTCCCAATGACCAGGAAACCCTGGGTCAAATTGACCaaggccaaagcagcagtCGACCCCGACGTCGCGAATTGCTCCTCGCCGTCGCGGAAGTCTTTCAGTAGCTCcgcttcctctttcttgatcgCTTCTTTGATGGCCTCTTCGTACCGACCAGATTCGAGTTCCGGGCTTTCTTGTAAAAAGCGCAGTATGTTTTCGTTGGCGTGTTTGGATACTTTGCTGGAGCCACTGTGTTTATCATGCTTTCGGTTAATTGGTTCATATTTTAAGTAAAGAAGGTGATGCATACTGTCCGTCGTAAActgcgaagaaggctatCTTGTCGCCTGATTTTGTTAAGAAGTTCTCTGGGAGGAGGAATGTATACTGGTCTTGTTGGGTTGGTCGGGAACCTATTGTCTATTGGGATGTGAGTGTTATATATTTGGAAACCAAAGGAAATGCTTACACTTGCAGCCCCTGCACCCTCGATCATTATTGTGCTTGGAGATGTAGTGGTAGTGGTCGTAGTGCTCATGGCGAGAGGTGGGTGAGTCCTTCAAGGTGTCTTTGTGAGAAATCTGTATATGTAGTGTGTCTATATCTATGGTATCTGGTCTTGTGGGGTTGTGGTCAGAGGATATTCATGGATTGACTTTGTTTTATGTTTGTTGATGCCGAATAGTTGGACCCCATTGTGGATCTTACGTCAATGGGCAGTCACGGCTGCTTTATGACGCTATTGTGCCTGGTCTCCGCTCCacttcttgctttcttggGAAACCCTGTTCCTTAATTATGCAACAAAGGAGACTATATCCTGCTCCATACATTCGTCACCATGCAGATTGTAATTTTGGTAGCTATTGCATGGTTTTCTACTGTGCTAGGTGGATATCTTGTTTTAGGTTGGTTCCATCACTTCGAGCGTATGTCAAGCTCTTCCTTTCGACTTGACACTTCTTCCAACGCCTTGGCCTTATCTGTGATCTCTGGGTGTAGGAGCTGCCACTTAATCACCATGTCCAAAGCCTTGCTCATCCACGGTCCTTTCGGAGATGCAAGGTTCTGGGCAATTTCAACCCCGTTCACGATGGGTTTCATGTCGTAGACGTTTTCCAGGTCGTGTTCTACGAGGTATGAGAGAAACTGATTGTACTCTTGGATCACTGCCAAGCACATACGAGTAAGTACGATTGGGAAGCCAAGGATAAACGGGAAACTCTCACCTTTGTTGAACTCGCCTCCTTGCGCAACTTCTTGCAAGATGGCCAAGGTACAGCAAAGTCTCCAGTCCTTGCTCCATGTACGGATGTGCAATCCAATTTGCTGTCGAATTTCGGCCGCGGTGCCACTCATACGCCCTTGCAGAAGTGAGGATTTCACGTCCACGATAGAGCGCCAATGACGAGCCGCATCACGGAGCAAGTTGATCGTTTTGTTATCAGAACGAAGGCTATCCCTAGCGACTTCCGCCGCGCGGGCAGGAGGTGGCCTTGGTTTTGGCCCTTGCGCCACGCGATCTGGCACCGTAGACCAGGGTGCGAATGCGGCAATCACCCAAGCATAATAAGCTTCTTGAGCGTCGCGAATAAGCAGGTCGCGTACACGTGCAATAGGTAtcgagttgttgttggggtgTAATAACTTCTGCAGCGCATTGTATGCAGGAGCCCAAGAAGATGTATCCACGCCGACATCATCTTGGTGGTTTGCAAAAATTGTTGGATATAATTCAAGGCGGTCAATAAATTGTAGAGCACCTCGGGGATCAGGACCTGTATGTTGTGAGTGTGTAAATCATGGTTGTAAATCAGAGAACATATTACCTttgagcatcttcatcatctcaGTCCCCACTCGCTCTCTACTGATCTTCAGTTTAAGTGCTTCACTGATATCCTTGTTTTTCATAGCATTTTCCGTATCTTCATCGATGCGATATCCTAATCGGCTGGCAAACCGAATGAGTCGCAGTACACGTAATGGGTCATCCTTAAAGGTTTGATACGGCTCCATTGGTGTTCGGATTACTTGGTCTCTCATATCTTGAAAGCCCCTCCTAGTAAAATCCTCTACTTTGGACTCGTTCAAATTGTAAAAGAGGGCATTGATGGTTGCATCCCGGCGCATTGCATCCTCCTCGGCCGTACCAAACTCCATCTGGGGATTGCGACTATCATCCGAGTAGGTTTCCTTCCGTAGGTTAACCAAATCGATATCTAGCCCAAAGATCTTAGTAGTGACCGTTTCCAGATGCTTTGACTTCTCCGGATTAGCTTCAATTTTATGAAGACTGACGATAGCGTCCTTGAGCTGGCCATTGTTGTGGTTTTTCTTGTACTTCTGCAGATTCTCGGGAATATCCAAGTAGTCCTTAAGCAGGAGACCGAACTGGTAGCCTGTCATGTTATTGATGCCCACATCGATGTCATGGCTATCGATGCCGAGCAGCTTGTCCCGCACCCAGCCTCCTGTAAAACGCAGTACCGTGCGTGGGGTGTCCACTGCATTGCCTCCTTCTGCAATCGACCGTTCTCGTATGTAGTCTGCGACATCTAGGAGGAGGGATTTCAGGGTGTTCTCGATGGGCGTGAGCTGGATTATAGGATGCGTCTGATCGGGTGTCGCGGTCATTTCGTCAGAAGGGTTCTTGCGCGAGATAGGGGAAGATATGCGTCTCCTTTTGGTAGCTCTCTCAGGGGAAGAATTTCTAGGTTTCTTGTGGTTCATGGAATAATTGCACACAGTTTGGCGCCAGGGACAGATCGGTAGGTTTAATACTAGTGGGGTGCTTCTGGTATTAGTCGGGAATCTTGTAGATTGAGTGGAAACATAGACAGTTCGCAGAAATTGCTGGGTGGGCCTGAACTGATATATCTCAGGAAGAATGCGTAAAGAAGTGAATTTGAACATGGATCGTTTCCATGACAGAAGGAAGTTACAGTATGACTCTATGAGTTTTGTTGTCGGTGCCCGCATTGATGACTTCAGTAATTCTGCCCGTCTTTTTATACTTTGCGATCAGGTAGCAGGGACCACCGCCTTCCGCCTTGTCGGCATTTGAGATCATTTGGTCCTGGTCAAGCATTTCAGGAAGAGTAATTGAACGTGAATGAACTTTAGTCCCCCTTGCAGGTTTTTGAGTTTCAACTATAATTACTTATGTGTCTCTTTGTCCAGATAGAACATATTTTCCGTACCTATGAGTCTACCTTGACTACCTGAATCCTCCATTTGCTAAATTTAATTACTATTGTATCACGTTGCGTTGTTGTTTCTACCGCGGTGACTTGGCCTCCATCccgtcaacaacaacatccctcCTCCCTCAATCTCCGTCTTCcactttctcccttctctccaaaCCCACGTGTTACTTCAATACTGACCGCTCCTACGTGCATTCCCCCCACCCaccccctctttctttttatagCTTCGGTCCATGGGCTCTAAAGTCCCTTCAATTTCTATAAGTCCCGCTTCGCCATCCACTCGGAGTCCATGACATCGCCCGGAGATGCTGCTCCGGTCAGACCTCCGCCGTCCTTCTCGCCCGGCGTTCCGCGAGTCGCATCCAAGACgagatatccagatcaacGCCGCGATTCGTCTCCAAATCTAGATTCGGACCTAGTAGACTCAAGAATTGCCACGTCCCCCCCGCAACCCCCTCTATCGGCCACCGCTGCGGAGCTGCCGATTAGATCCGCATCGCCCCATGCTCGATCTATAAGATCGTCAACGCCGCAATTGACCCGATCGTCACTGGGTTCTCCGACGGAAGGACGACTGGATGGTTCTGAAGATATACGCTCTTTGATTATACGCTCATTCTCCCCGGTAGTCGGGGTTTACTCGTCGGTCGATACTGATGAACTAGTCAGACAGAAAGGCTTCGCGGGCGGCTTTTGGGAGCTAATTCGCCCTTTTGGAGAGACTGTTCCTGGGAAGATTGTGGTTCGCGATAGTGTAGGGGCAAGTCGTGGCTGGGAAGATTATGGGGTCCGGTTTGTCGACTTAGGGGGCAACCCACAGGTCTCCTCTGAACCGAGAGCGCCGCCTCTGACACAATTAGAGGAAGCGCTAGAGAGGCAATTGGAATCACCAGATGATCCACTGGGAGGTATACTACGGCCAAAAGATTTTCTCAGTTTTCCTACAACATCCCCATTATATAAATCATTTCTGCGTCAGCTGCTATCAGTCTCTTCTCCGACCCCGCATGAGACATTCCGCCACCCCGTGGCAAGCGTTATCGCCATTAGCTCACGAAACACATCGCCTCTTGAAACGCTACGACGGCTATATGCGGACACCAGCAATGGAGATAGGAAGCTACCGGAGTGGGTTCACCCTGAGTACCTCCGGTACTATGTCTTGGTTCATGACGAGGATCGCGATGACATCGCGGAATCAACGAAACTCTACGACCAAATGAAACGTCACTTTGGCTTGCATTGTCATCTCTTGAGGCTACGCAGCAACCAATGTGTTGTGACTGATGACGACAGCTGCCAGGTGCCCGAAGCCGAATGGCTTTCACCTACAGAACGCCTGTCAGGTCGATCAGGTAGGGTTCAAAAACTTTATAAGTTGCTTTAATGCACTGGATCTAACAGCGAATAGAGCCTCTAGTCGATCTAGATACAGATGGTCAGCCGTATCTTTTCGAGTCCGATGTCACTGCCATCAAAGCCTTCGTCCGGGAGTTGGTCGCTCAATCCGTGATACCCTATATGGAGAATCGAGTAACTGTTTGGAATGATCAGGTAGCATCACGAAGGCGTGGCATCAGTGGCCGTTTCATGTCAATGTCTCGACGGTGGGCAGGTTTCGGGTCTGGCTCTCGATCTAGCCTTATTGGCTCCGGTGGTGGAACCAGTGGAAACTACGACCTTGCTCATGGCTTCTACAAGCCCGATGTACCCGAGGCCATTCTCCGAAAGATGGCGGACTTTGCCTTCATGCTGCGGGATTGGAAGTTATCGGCATCCACCTACGAACTCCTCCGGTCAGACTATGCGAATGACAAAGCGTGGAAGTATCATGCTGGCGTCCATGAAATGTGTGCTGTGAGCATGCTTCTGAACCCTCTTTCCATGCCTGGAAAATCGAaaatcaatgatattgatcAGATGATTGAAACTGCCTGTTATTCCTACCTTACAAGATGCTCAGATGCACCCAATGCCTTACGTTGTCTCTCCTTGTCCATGGAATTACTGAAGTCTCGTGGAGGTTCTGGAATCGAAAGTGCGGCTAGATGGGCCATGCGGGCCATGGACCTGAGTTTAGTCGGCTCTATCGGCCAAGCGCTCCTCAGCGAAAGGATTTCAGCCTGCTACGCCTCCCGAAATGCAATCAACGGAGTCAGATTTGGCTCACGGCACCGAAAAGCTGGCATGTGGAGTGTTCTCGCTGCGGACCGATGGCTCAGACTAGGGAAGCCATCACTGGCCTCTGCGTCTCTCGAAGAGGCCGAACGCCTCTATGCAGATGTTTTGGACAGCAACGGCGCGTTTCCTATACCGGAGATGCAAGCTTTCGTTGATAACCTGAGACATGCAGTGAAGGTTGAATATCTCGAGTCTAGAGGCTTAGACACTGGAGACGAGGCGGCGACAGCCGATCCTCTAGACGTTTTCGAACCCGAGGAGACGAGTGAAAAGCTAGACAAGCGGAAGAATCGGAAATCGCTGATCGCTAATCCGATGGACTCAGGCGGTCTTAGCTCTACTCAAGGAGCgagagatgatgataatCCTGCAAATGACGATTTTGAACGAGCTTAAGGATGCAATGGCTAATATATGGGCGTACAAAGAAAGGGCATTTGATAGACACATGACcaatttaattatttttatgTCTGAGAGACTTCTTTGGTAAATGCCCGAGAAGGGTATCTATCTAAGTACGAAGAATACCTATTTTGCATGAGGCAAAAGAATAACAATCTCAGACACCACAATTCATGAGCCGTAGTGATGATGTCAGTTCATTCATGCAGTCTGAGCCGTTACACAAGATGCTTTCCGGCCGACAAAGACAATGTCAATGGTACATAGCAGAAACATTTTTACATTGTTCGGCTTTCATTCCATGTTCCCAGTCCATCAAACCATTAGCTTTATATATGTCATATGGACAGCGACTGGGCTATATACTGCGCATCACATGAAGAGCTAGGCGTAGCTATACTAATCAGGCATAGCCACATCACGTGTGTTGGTCTTATCGGTCCATATCAATGATCACTCCAGTAACAAACAACTACTACGGTTTGTTAACAACCCACCTGCATCAGAGCAGTTCGGCTCGGCAGCCTCCAGAAACCAGGGCCTTATCTAGCCTTTTATCGCAATTGGACACCAAAGACTCTATTATCACTATACCCCAGGATCACAAACCCTATCCATCCTCAACATGAACGACcttctcaacttcatcctATCACAGGATGCATTCCGGAAGTATGAAAACTCACACCACTAAACCCTTCCAATCGACAAGAACCAACGCTAATCGAATTTGTTACCAGAAACCGACTCCCATCCCTCTACTCCGACTTCGCCATACACCGCAAAACCAACCCCGACGGCTACGCCGTCAACGTCGCAGCATGGGAACAAGCACTAACCAAAGCCGCAAAGCACGGCTATATCTCCTCCTCACACGGCCAACTCTCGACACCGTCTAAGGGGGCAATGCGGAAAAGTGACCATCTGATTCTCCGCGCTGATAAGTCGCTGTTGCGGGATCTGGAGATCCCGGAATGGGGGCAGCCGGTGGCGCTTGGGGCTGTTTTggtatgtctttctttctttgtttgtttgtttgtttttgtttctctgtgCAAGATACGGGTGTCCTAATGTGTGTTTTGGGTGTTTTAGGAAGAGGCGATGCAGAACCGGACGATTGTGCCGTTGCAGGTGTATAGGGTTAATCCGGCCATTTTGCAGAAGCCGCAGTGGCGGCTTATTGATCCGGGTGTTTTAAATCCGTGGAATGTGATGAGCTGGGGGTTGAAGCAGTTGAAGGGTGTTGTTGTCGGGACGGATGACTCTTCGCCTGTTTTACAGGGCCAGGAGTGGGTTTTGGTGGAGAACCTTAAGGTATGGGCTTTGCTGTTGAAAAGGGTGTGGTTGAAGTGCTAACTGTAGAACAGGAGGCTGCAGGAGGAATAGTGAAGAAAGTTATGGGTCGGAGTCCGTCGAACACTGACCTCGTTTATTCTAAGGAAAGCTTTGTGAGCGAATTTGGAACAACCCTAAATCAAGACAGCGAGCTATCAGAAGCAGACTTTGATGTTCTATTGTTATATTTATCC
Proteins encoded in this window:
- a CDS encoding PP2C family serine/threonine-protein phosphatase (predicted protein); its protein translation is MSTTTTTTTSPSTIMIEGAGAASTIGSRPTQQDQYTFLLPENFLTKSGDKIAFFAVYDGHKVSKHANENILRFLQESPELESGRYEEAIKEAIKKEEAELLKDFRDGEEQFATSGSTAALALVNLTQGFLVIGNLGDSHILMADYTSSSEGATNIRRITRSHKPGDSDEKNRIMDAGGMVNTDSGTERLGSLNMSRALGDLQYKDPLINSGTGPLNEAQIRADVSSSIDQWNLLSNEPYLSRVDLNDGSQHVLILTSDGVTNSLEDEIMVHGLLTCYRSGLNATESAKYIVDEAADVPGSDNATCIAVFIGGAS
- a CDS encoding trehalose-6-phosphate synthase (trehalose-6-phosphate synthase component TPS1 and related subunits), with protein sequence MVTENKKKRGLIIVSNRLPLSVKEENGTYKSSLSSGGLVTALSGLTKSTNFRWFGWPGKAIEDPEEQKKVSDALAENSAVGIFLSEQLAQDHYNKFSNSVLWPILHYQSGVAFNEDAWEAYQRVNEIFADTVAKEAANGDLIWVHDYHLLLLPSLLRERLKKQGKNCPIGFTLHTPFPAEDFWRAIPVQKDLLKGLLACDVIGFHTDEYRRNFTESCERSLGANAEKEGQLEYEGHTACVGTFVVGIDPQKFNDSMQDPDVQKRIKELERRYEGKTVIIGVDRLDYTKGLVQKLEGWDHFLKTYPELEGKVTLIQVAIPSREDVKEYQELEEEISTLVGKINGEHATPDGTPLIYMHRSVSFTELTALYCISDICLLTSRRDGMNLVASEYVACQENKHGVLVLSELAGAASFMSGGSVTFHPSSVQELSDAVHQAISMDDKERKERYENLREFITTHTRQVPDLILFILILS
- a CDS encoding tRNA adenylyltransferase (tRNA nucleotidyltransferase/poly(A) polymerase), producing the protein MNHKKPRNSSPERATKRRRISSPISRKNPSDEMTATPDQTHPIIQLTPIENTLKSLLLDVADYIRERSIAEGGNAVDTPRTVLRFTGGWVRDKLLGIDSHDIDVGINNMTGYQFGLLLKDYLDIPENLQKYKKNHNNGQLKDAIVSLHKIEANPEKSKHLETVTTKIFGLDIDLVNLRKETYSDDSRNPQMEFGTAEEDAMRRDATINALFYNLNESKVEDFTRRGFQDMRDQVIRTPMEPYQTFKDDPLRVLRLIRFASRLGYRIDEDTENAMKNKDISEALKLKISRERVGTEMMKMLKGPDPRGALQFIDRLELYPTIFANHQDDVGVDTSSWAPAYNALQKLLHPNNNSIPIARVRDLLIRDAQEAYYAWVIAAFAPWSTVPDRVAQGPKPRPPPARAAEVARDSLRSDNKTINLLRDAARHWRSIVDVKSSLLQGRMSGTAAEIRQQIGLHIRTWSKDWRLCCTLAILQEVAQGGEFNKVIQEYNQFLSYLVEHDLENVYDMKPIVNGVEIAQNLASPKGPWMSKALDMVIKWQLLHPEITDKAKALEEVSSRKEELDIRSK
- a CDS encoding TRAPP III-specific subunit 85 family protein (protein with predicted involvement in meiosis (GSG1)) is translated as MTSPGDAAPVRPPPSFSPGVPRVASKTRYPDQRRDSSPNLDSDLVDSRIATSPPQPPLSATAAELPIRSASPHARSIRSSTPQLTRSSLGSPTEGRLDGSEDIRSLIIRSFSPVVGVYSSVDTDELVRQKGFAGGFWELIRPFGETVPGKIVVRDSVGASRGWEDYGVRFVDLGGNPQVSSEPRAPPLTQLEEALERQLESPDDPLGGILRPKDFLSFPTTSPLYKSFLRQLLSVSSPTPHETFRHPVASVIAISSRNTSPLETLRRLYADTSNGDRKLPEWVHPEYLRYYVLVHDEDRDDIAESTKLYDQMKRHFGLHCHLLRLRSNQCVVTDDDSCQVPEAEWLSPTERLSGRSEPLVDLDTDGQPYLFESDVTAIKAFVRELVAQSVIPYMENRVTVWNDQVASRRRGISGRFMSMSRRWAGFGSGSRSSLIGSGGGTSGNYDLAHGFYKPDVPEAILRKMADFAFMLRDWKLSASTYELLRSDYANDKAWKYHAGVHEMCAVSMLLNPLSMPGKSKINDIDQMIETACYSYLTRCSDAPNALRCLSLSMELLKSRGGSGIESAARWAMRAMDLSLVGSIGQALLSERISACYASRNAINGVRFGSRHRKAGMWSVLAADRWLRLGKPSLASASLEEAERLYADVLDSNGAFPIPEMQAFVDNLRHAVKVEYLESRGLDTGDEAATADPLDVFEPEETSEKLDKRKNRKSLIANPMDSGGLSSTQGARDDDNPANDDFERA